The following are from one region of the Candidatus Poribacteria bacterium genome:
- a CDS encoding SUMF1/EgtB/PvdO family nonheme iron enzyme — MRRVTWILFLMFSIIIACELPGPQQDKQIQQKEQQMPQTEMVRIAGGTVNPFGTGQAVTVLPFYLDKHLVTYEQYNQFIEDGGYKKKKYWSEEGRKFLKEYEFWVPSTYHEDYLNRKALPVTGVSWYEAEAYANWRSARLPTAAEWTLACQGNTKQRYPWGDTFDFEAVDYRARLAPYAVGSRERNVSPAGVFDLVGNVWQWCADAYEGKDFRLEAEPTGAKPGPNYILRGGGWMSLRRHFESDYLYYDKPFHRLATYGFRCAKNAE; from the coding sequence ATGAGGCGCGTCACATGGATACTATTTCTGATGTTCAGCATTATCATTGCATGCGAACTCCCTGGCCCACAGCAGGATAAACAGATACAACAAAAGGAGCAACAGATGCCACAAACTGAGATGGTCCGTATAGCGGGTGGCACCGTGAATCCCTTCGGTACTGGGCAAGCGGTGACGGTTTTGCCATTCTACCTTGACAAACACCTTGTGACTTATGAACAATACAATCAATTTATCGAAGATGGGGGTTACAAGAAAAAGAAGTATTGGTCAGAGGAGGGACGCAAATTTCTTAAGGAATACGAATTCTGGGTGCCGTCAACATATCATGAGGACTATTTAAATCGGAAGGCACTACCTGTTACGGGTGTGAGTTGGTATGAGGCAGAGGCTTACGCGAATTGGCGGAGTGCAAGGCTGCCAACTGCAGCCGAATGGACACTCGCCTGTCAAGGAAACACGAAACAACGTTATCCCTGGGGCGATACGTTTGATTTTGAAGCGGTTGATTATCGTGCGCGTTTGGCTCCTTATGCTGTCGGAAGTCGTGAGAGGAACGTCAGTCCTGCCGGAGTCTTTGATCTCGTAGGGAACGTGTGGCAGTGGTGTGCGGATGCTTATGAGGGTAAGGATTTTCGGCTGGAGGCAGAGCCAACTGGCGCGAAGCCCGGGCCTAATTACATCCTCCGCGGAGGTGGATGGATGTCCCTGCGAAGACACTTTGAGTCGGATTACCTGTACTACGATAAGCCTTTCCATCGACTTGCTACGTACGGGTTCCGGTGCGCGAAGAATGCGGAATAG
- a CDS encoding DUF1573 domain-containing protein has product MSYHFAFLMLALCSSISLLQGCSAHRAPKVVFPNTVYQFPEPFIVGSEITTTFTFTNEGNILLHIEKINADCGCVATNTSSDKIPPGGKGEIRVVVERDVGGFRQNVFVFTDDPATPIVRLEVSGVIVPPIAYPSKIDLRQLEKKKRVSKKITLTNNLKNAVEITGHTVSNKSIAVTLPQNSVPIGESIELEVVLSLEDVGLYSESLTLSAQTQEVLPGTDSKELEMSIQFQGRVLGGIVVLPQNLFLGVLNTSGESVQKKVQIKTDGSLPFTLKKVSAENFTVTADLTMESQRVHDIVLFIAPKVDDSSSGLIEGTIQIATDHPDIPEIAIPVKAVQP; this is encoded by the coding sequence ATGAGTTACCACTTCGCGTTTCTAATGCTGGCACTTTGCAGTAGTATATCTCTGTTGCAGGGGTGTTCAGCCCATCGTGCTCCGAAGGTGGTGTTTCCAAACACGGTGTATCAATTTCCAGAACCCTTTATCGTCGGTTCAGAAATAACAACCACTTTCACCTTTACTAACGAAGGCAATATCCTCTTGCACATCGAAAAAATAAATGCCGATTGTGGATGCGTCGCGACGAACACCTCTTCAGATAAAATCCCACCAGGGGGTAAGGGAGAAATTCGGGTGGTAGTTGAGAGAGATGTTGGAGGATTTCGTCAAAATGTCTTTGTCTTTACCGATGATCCTGCTACACCGATCGTGCGGTTAGAGGTTTCGGGAGTTATTGTGCCTCCCATTGCCTATCCCTCAAAAATTGACTTAAGGCAACTTGAAAAGAAAAAACGTGTCTCTAAGAAGATTACACTTACAAATAATTTAAAGAATGCCGTTGAGATAACTGGACACACGGTGAGTAACAAGAGCATCGCTGTCACGCTACCTCAAAACAGCGTTCCTATAGGTGAAAGTATAGAGCTTGAGGTGGTTTTATCTCTGGAGGATGTGGGTTTATATAGTGAATCACTAACACTTTCCGCACAAACACAAGAAGTGCTCCCCGGCACCGATTCAAAGGAATTAGAAATGTCTATTCAGTTCCAAGGGCGCGTGTTAGGTGGGATTGTCGTTTTACCACAGAATCTATTCCTCGGTGTTCTAAATACCTCAGGCGAAAGCGTACAGAAGAAAGTTCAAATCAAAACGGATGGCAGTTTACCTTTTACCTTGAAAAAGGTATCCGCAGAAAATTTTACGGTAACTGCGGATCTGACGATGGAATCACAAAGGGTGCACGATATTGTGCTATTTATCGCACCGAAGGTTGACGACTCATCATCTGGACTCATTGAGGGGACAATTCAGATAGCCACGGATCACCCAGACATACCAGAGATTGCTATTCCTGTGAAGGCGGTGCAGCCATGA
- a CDS encoding sigma-54 dependent transcriptional regulator, with product MALQTELETNHSFGEIISKSEKMQQVFTEIQAAATGDISVLIQGETGTGKELVAKAIHANSQRKAARFVTVNCAAIPPDLIEGELFGNEPGAFTGAIKQRIGYFEQANTGTLFLDEIGDMPLTLQAKLLRVLPEQEVQRLGGESTISVDIRVLAATNQDLDNAMREGRFRMDLYYRLAAFPIMVPPLRERREDIPILAYHFLKKFATEAKKSIPTISDDALHVLTQHDFPGNVRELETAIESAVLRETTDQLQRKSLPPYLAQEGSQAATSDPTDTTVILTLKEAERRAIIQALKATKGNISAAARALGISRSKLYRKIEEHNLRPKNGVPVWDTVSY from the coding sequence ATGGCGTTACAGACCGAACTTGAGACGAACCATTCCTTTGGTGAAATCATCAGCAAAAGCGAAAAAATGCAGCAGGTGTTCACCGAGATTCAAGCGGCGGCAACAGGCGATATTAGCGTCCTGATTCAAGGCGAAACCGGGACCGGCAAAGAACTGGTCGCAAAAGCAATACACGCTAACAGCCAGCGAAAAGCAGCCCGTTTCGTTACGGTCAATTGTGCTGCAATACCACCCGACTTGATTGAAGGTGAGTTATTTGGCAATGAACCCGGGGCTTTCACCGGGGCAATTAAGCAGCGGATCGGATATTTTGAACAAGCGAACACCGGAACCCTTTTTCTTGATGAAATTGGGGATATGCCACTTACTTTGCAAGCGAAGTTGCTGCGTGTCCTACCAGAACAAGAAGTTCAAAGGCTCGGTGGCGAAAGCACTATCTCTGTTGACATCCGTGTACTGGCTGCTACGAATCAGGATTTAGATAATGCTATGAGAGAGGGACGTTTCCGTATGGACTTGTACTATCGACTTGCGGCGTTTCCCATCATGGTTCCGCCGCTGAGAGAACGGCGCGAAGATATTCCTATCTTGGCATATCATTTCCTGAAAAAATTTGCCACGGAAGCTAAAAAATCCATTCCCACCATTTCTGATGATGCCTTACACGTGTTGACACAGCACGACTTTCCCGGCAATGTGCGAGAACTGGAAACTGCCATTGAAAGTGCCGTTTTGCGTGAGACAACAGACCAGCTGCAACGAAAGAGTCTCCCGCCGTATCTGGCACAAGAGGGTTCACAAGCTGCTACAAGCGACCCGACGGATACCACCGTTATTCTTACGCTTAAGGAAGCTGAACGGAGAGCCATTATCCAAGCACTCAAAGCGACAAAAGGTAATATCTCCGCTGCGGCACGGGCGTTGGGCATCAGTAGATCCAAACTTTATCGAAAAATAGAGGAACATAACCTGCGACCTAAAAATGGTGTTCCAGTATGGGACACTGTTTCATATTGA
- a CDS encoding RRXRR domain-containing protein, whose product MFVPVKSKAGEQLMPTSPSVARHLIKSGKATPYWNNGIFCIRLNYETSQYTQEIAVGVDPGSKKEGFTVKSEAHTYLNVQTDAHSKVAKKVSKRRELRRSRRSRKCPNRKQRANRLANRERLPAGTRARWSWKLRLLDWLSKMFPITHICVEDIKARTIEHAKKWNTSFSPLEVGKHWFYTEIEKRWQLLTLQGWQTKEIRDRLGLKKSSKKLSDIFEAHCVDSWCLAYHTVGGNASVDDRSLLCISPIPIRRRELHRQNPQKGGNRPRYGGTVFQGLVKNTLVKHVKHGLTRISGFGKRGISLYDLEGIRLCQNAKIQDCRILTRLNFNYRSGFSSPE is encoded by the coding sequence ATGTTCGTTCCTGTGAAATCTAAAGCCGGTGAGCAACTGATGCCAACTTCCCCGTCAGTCGCAAGACACCTCATCAAAAGTGGAAAAGCAACGCCGTATTGGAATAACGGTATATTTTGTATTCGACTCAATTACGAAACTTCTCAATACACACAAGAGATTGCTGTCGGTGTAGACCCTGGTAGTAAGAAAGAAGGCTTTACCGTCAAGTCTGAAGCCCACACCTATCTCAACGTTCAAACAGACGCACATAGCAAGGTTGCTAAGAAAGTTTCAAAGCGTCGGGAACTCAGGCGTAGTAGACGTTCTCGGAAGTGTCCGAACCGCAAGCAGCGAGCGAACCGCCTTGCGAATAGGGAACGGCTTCCTGCTGGCACGCGTGCGAGATGGTCCTGGAAACTTCGTCTCTTGGATTGGTTATCAAAGATGTTTCCAATAACTCATATCTGTGTTGAGGACATCAAAGCGAGAACTATAGAACATGCTAAGAAATGGAACACTTCTTTCAGTCCACTTGAAGTTGGTAAGCACTGGTTTTACACAGAAATAGAGAAACGCTGGCAACTGCTAACGCTTCAGGGATGGCAAACCAAAGAGATACGAGACCGGCTCGGCTTAAAGAAGTCTTCCAAGAAACTATCCGATATATTTGAAGCACACTGTGTAGATAGTTGGTGTTTGGCATATCACACAGTCGGGGGCAATGCGAGCGTAGACGATAGAAGTCTTCTCTGTATCTCCCCGATACCTATTCGCAGGCGAGAACTGCATCGACAGAATCCACAGAAAGGTGGCAACCGTCCGCGATACGGCGGAACGGTTTTTCAGGGATTGGTAAAGAATACCCTCGTTAAGCACGTCAAACATGGCTTGACGCGTATCAGTGGGTTCGGCAAACGAGGTATTTCCCTCTACGATTTAGAAGGAATCCGTCTTTGTCAAAACGCTAAGATACAAGATTGTCGTATACTCACACGCCTTAATTTCAATTATAGGAGCGGGTTTTCCTCCCCCGAATAA
- a CDS encoding TonB-dependent receptor codes for MNFNKHFYALAFLMILPISLPTVAEEETGEVIRMEEVVVTARKREQRSFEVPLSVSTLQGEKFDTLRSSGMDVRFLSNRTPSFQMESSFGRIFPRFYIRGLGNTDFDLNASQPVSVLYDGVVLENALLKGFPAFDLDRIEVLRGPQGTLFGRNTPAGTVKFESARPTQTLEGYGRLGYGRFNTSNFEGAVSGPLVPSVLSARLSLLAQWRDDWVNNEHAGAESALGGHRDLAGRVQFLWTPMPELEARLKFHARDLDGTARLFRANILSPGEGGLVKDFARDRIAHDGRNEQTLRTQGFAAEVRYDIGNFQLISLTGLERLTNFSRGDIDGGHGAVFSPPSGPGEIPFPSETASGIPSLSQLSQEVRLMSPAARRLTYQFGLYYFREFVEMEDLNYDTLAGGALDGVARQEQEATAQAAFAALTFQMLGDLELGAGLRLSHDVKDYTAWREAAPAVTGAGPLAPIHRNPEDTVWSGDLSLRYSVSPNVQTYLRAARGFRAPSIQGRLLFGDTVTVADTETILSFEGGTKLRLWEQRLHVNMAAFHYFMQDQQLTAVGGETNFNRLVNAERTIGRGVEVELAFLPITALEISAGLSYNQTRIDDPNLAIQGCGAPCTVLDPRGTAEGTFSIDGNGLPQAPGWIADMTLRYMLALPAGVRLIASTDWAYRSRVRFFLYDSVEYADDWLLEGGVRLACLLPHADVEVAIIGRNILNDTSPTGGIDFNNLTGYVNEPRFWSLEAVRRF; via the coding sequence ATGAACTTTAATAAACACTTTTATGCTTTGGCTTTCTTGATGATACTGCCTATATCTTTACCAACTGTTGCTGAGGAGGAAACCGGCGAAGTTATTAGAATGGAAGAGGTCGTAGTTACCGCCCGTAAGCGCGAGCAGCGGTCTTTTGAAGTCCCGCTTTCTGTTTCGACGCTCCAAGGTGAGAAATTCGATACCTTGCGTTCATCGGGTATGGACGTGCGTTTCTTGTCAAACCGCACCCCCAGTTTTCAGATGGAGTCGTCGTTTGGACGTATCTTTCCACGCTTCTATATCCGCGGTCTCGGCAATACGGACTTTGACCTCAATGCCTCGCAGCCAGTCTCGGTGCTCTACGACGGCGTTGTGCTTGAAAATGCTCTGTTGAAAGGATTCCCTGCCTTTGACTTGGATCGGATTGAGGTGCTACGGGGACCACAAGGCACACTGTTCGGACGCAATACACCCGCTGGCACCGTGAAATTTGAATCGGCACGTCCCACACAGACACTGGAAGGATACGGACGGTTGGGTTACGGACGATTTAACACGAGTAATTTTGAAGGGGCGGTGTCAGGTCCGCTCGTTCCGTCTGTGCTCTCCGCTCGACTCTCACTACTCGCACAGTGGCGGGACGACTGGGTGAACAACGAACACGCAGGCGCGGAAAGTGCTTTAGGCGGACATCGCGACCTGGCGGGTCGTGTCCAGTTTTTGTGGACCCCTATGCCGGAATTGGAAGCACGACTCAAGTTCCACGCTCGCGATCTCGATGGCACTGCACGTCTGTTTCGAGCGAATATCTTGTCGCCGGGTGAAGGCGGTTTGGTGAAGGATTTTGCCCGTGACCGCATCGCACACGACGGACGCAACGAGCAAACGCTGCGCACACAAGGCTTCGCTGCTGAAGTGCGCTACGACATTGGAAACTTCCAACTAATTTCGCTGACAGGATTGGAACGCCTTACCAATTTCTCGCGCGGCGACATCGACGGCGGTCACGGTGCAGTGTTCAGTCCGCCGAGCGGTCCCGGCGAGATACCCTTTCCTTCTGAAACCGCGTCCGGTATCCCCTCACTCAGCCAATTGAGCCAAGAAGTCCGTTTGATGAGTCCGGCAGCGCGTCGTCTCACCTATCAGTTCGGATTATACTATTTCCGTGAGTTCGTAGAGATGGAAGATTTGAACTACGATACGCTGGCTGGCGGTGCTTTGGACGGGGTAGCACGTCAAGAGCAGGAAGCCACAGCACAAGCGGCATTCGCAGCGTTGACCTTCCAAATGCTTGGGGATTTGGAGTTGGGAGCCGGACTGAGATTGTCTCACGATGTAAAGGACTATACAGCATGGCGAGAAGCAGCACCTGCCGTTACGGGGGCAGGTCCACTCGCGCCTATCCACCGGAATCCTGAGGATACGGTGTGGAGTGGAGATCTGAGTCTGCGTTATAGCGTGTCTCCTAACGTGCAGACATATCTACGTGCGGCGCGAGGATTCCGCGCGCCGAGCATTCAGGGACGCTTACTGTTTGGTGACACCGTTACGGTGGCAGACACAGAGACCATTCTCTCGTTTGAAGGTGGCACAAAGTTACGTTTATGGGAGCAGCGGCTGCACGTGAACATGGCAGCGTTCCACTACTTCATGCAAGACCAGCAGCTCACTGCGGTGGGTGGAGAGACCAACTTCAATCGGTTGGTGAACGCTGAGCGTACGATTGGGCGCGGTGTTGAGGTGGAATTGGCTTTTTTACCGATCACGGCATTGGAGATCTCAGCGGGACTCAGTTACAATCAAACACGCATTGACGACCCGAATTTGGCGATACAAGGTTGTGGAGCACCGTGTACGGTATTGGATCCGCGCGGCACTGCCGAGGGAACTTTTTCCATCGACGGTAACGGTCTGCCGCAAGCACCGGGTTGGATTGCAGATATGACGCTGCGCTATATGCTTGCACTTCCGGCAGGTGTTCGTCTCATCGCATCGACGGACTGGGCGTATCGCAGCCGGGTGCGGTTCTTCCTCTACGATTCTGTGGAATATGCCGATGATTGGCTTTTAGAAGGCGGTGTCCGGCTTGCCTGTCTACTCCCACACGCCGACGTAGAGGTAGCAATTATCGGGCGCAACATCCTCAACGATACATCTCCCACAGGGGGCATTGACTTCAACAATCTGACTGGCTATGTCAATGAACCGCGGTTCTGGAGCCTTGAAGCGGTGCGGCGTTTCTGA
- a CDS encoding sugar phosphate isomerase/epimerase, whose protein sequence is MKIAICNEMFENWKIEDVFTYAAELGYEAVEIAPFTLADSVLDISDAERTRIRKAAENAKIEIAGLHWLLVSPPGLYVNHPEAEIREETRDYFLALINLCADLGGKVMVIGSPQQRNVMEPLSFEEAWEYARATFSESAALAGERDVMLCMEPLSSDQTNFITNPDKAAEMVNAVNHPNFQMILDVCSTAKEGLDMPTQIRNHAQHVAHFHSNDDNGYLPGSGNVDYPPIIEALKEIDYSGYVSTEVFDFNPDPQTIAKRSIEFVKSLL, encoded by the coding sequence ATGAAGATTGCAATATGCAACGAAATGTTTGAAAATTGGAAAATTGAAGATGTTTTTACCTATGCTGCTGAACTCGGTTACGAGGCAGTCGAGATCGCACCGTTCACCTTAGCAGACTCGGTCTTAGACATCAGTGATGCCGAACGGACACGCATCCGTAAAGCAGCAGAAAACGCTAAGATAGAGATTGCCGGACTCCACTGGCTGCTTGTCTCACCGCCGGGACTGTATGTTAACCACCCAGAGGCGGAGATTCGGGAAGAAACGCGGGATTATTTCCTCGCGTTGATTAACCTATGTGCCGATTTAGGCGGTAAAGTGATGGTAATCGGTTCGCCACAACAACGGAACGTGATGGAGCCGCTCTCATTTGAAGAGGCGTGGGAATATGCGCGTGCGACTTTCTCAGAAAGCGCGGCACTCGCAGGTGAAAGAGACGTGATGTTGTGCATGGAACCCTTATCGAGCGACCAGACGAACTTCATTACGAACCCCGACAAAGCGGCTGAGATGGTGAACGCTGTCAATCACCCGAATTTCCAGATGATCCTGGATGTGTGCAGCACAGCAAAAGAGGGTCTGGATATGCCAACGCAGATTCGTAATCACGCGCAGCACGTTGCGCATTTCCACTCCAACGACGATAACGGCTATCTACCCGGTTCTGGCAACGTAGACTATCCACCCATCATCGAGGCACTGAAAGAGATTGACTACAGCGGCTATGTCTCTACAGAGGTTTTCGACTTCAATCCGGATCCACAGACGATAGCGAAACGAAGCATCGAATTTGTAAAATCACTGCTGTAG
- a CDS encoding dockerin type I domain-containing protein yields the protein MIRNTILLIILLCAVVSVTEAQNYYPADVGNTWVLESKDGAERVTYAIEAADEPVDGEEVRILKLTTEVLGTSTINTNTFLVQVTEKGMKLHRIVAELGEIFGVARVDFSPPVIFFPETLQLGKVWETHGETEVAIVGAVTVSSVNEVVAVENVVTSAGTFENCLKIRMRTKTAAAIGTSRSTTYQWLAPGLGPVKFETNQDIVFELVSSNLLATEVPYDVNADGVVNILDLVFVAAHFGEADPKADVNGDGTINILDLTLVAQNFGN from the coding sequence ATGATTCGGAATACTATATTGCTCATCATACTGCTTTGTGCTGTTGTCAGCGTAACCGAGGCACAGAACTATTATCCCGCCGATGTCGGGAATACTTGGGTGTTGGAGAGTAAGGACGGTGCCGAACGTGTCACTTACGCAATTGAGGCTGCCGACGAACCCGTTGACGGCGAAGAGGTCCGTATCCTTAAGCTTACAACAGAAGTCCTTGGTACAAGCACGATCAATACAAACACTTTCCTTGTTCAGGTAACAGAAAAAGGGATGAAGCTCCATAGGATTGTCGCAGAACTGGGTGAGATTTTCGGTGTGGCGCGTGTTGATTTTTCGCCGCCTGTCATCTTTTTCCCCGAAACCCTTCAACTTGGAAAAGTTTGGGAGACCCATGGAGAAACAGAGGTAGCTATCGTAGGGGCTGTTACAGTTTCCAGTGTGAATGAAGTCGTCGCCGTTGAGAACGTCGTCACATCAGCGGGAACATTCGAGAATTGCTTAAAAATTCGGATGCGCACGAAAACGGCTGCTGCGATAGGGACAAGTCGCTCCACGACCTACCAGTGGCTCGCACCGGGTCTCGGACCCGTCAAGTTTGAAACAAATCAAGATATCGTCTTTGAATTGGTAAGTTCAAATCTGCTCGCGACCGAGGTGCCTTATGACGTGAACGCTGATGGTGTTGTGAATATCTTGGACCTCGTCTTTGTTGCCGCTCACTTTGGAGAAGCAGATCCGAAGGCTGATGTAAATGGCGACGGCACCATTAATATTCTCGATTTAACGCTTGTCGCACAGAATTTTGGAAATTAA
- a CDS encoding T9SS type A sorting domain-containing protein, whose product MKTTKFVSRLMPILVLSLVCSFTFTAVAQNHYPAEVGNMWVLLSTDGTERRTYAFEGPETVDGQELILLNVSKETVGTDIIAFDKSWITVDEDGGHLLHQVAFDRGAFGIAEATYDTPVLSFPAALPLGQTWVVVTETVLKLVGAATTTSTLEVVAIEDVETPIGVFKDCVKVETNRRAVTALSVLREHEILWLAPDVGPVKFQNDQEIIFELESYNLVAAPPAEEPPAEPEVTEEPTPEEPPAEPEVTEEPTDEEVPVEPEVEEPPTEEAPPTEEPPVEPEVEEPMPEPVVEIPVFDVTLEPGLNMISIPLMPAEPHTAKSLAEMLNATIVIRLDVEAQSFVGYTVADEGDGFGIDGGQGYVVNTPEGGMVKFTGQAWDNQPKPPEPPPEEPAPEDAPADDAAADDAAADDAAADAGDAAADDAGEGDAAADAGGDAAPADAGDAAPAAPALTTFKSAWAFIVTSDIHGMETGTTYTLVAENLRTGTIATENVTSDVRRSSAVWADLNRKSVVEAGDKLKIALYDERGTIVSGPFQRTVATADIRDAFLNLELRVGDVRPEDTILAQNFPNPFNPETWIPYQLSQATEVSIQIYNVSGHLVRSLDLGWQATGSYMTPSSAAYWDGRNAVGERVASGIYFYTLQTADFTATRRMVILK is encoded by the coding sequence ATGAAAACTACCAAATTTGTGTCTCGGCTGATGCCAATTTTGGTGTTAAGCCTTGTCTGTAGTTTTACGTTTACAGCGGTGGCACAAAATCATTATCCGGCAGAGGTCGGTAATATGTGGGTTCTCTTGAGTACCGATGGTACGGAGCGACGCACCTATGCCTTTGAGGGACCCGAAACTGTTGACGGTCAGGAACTTATCCTCCTGAATGTCAGCAAGGAGACAGTAGGAACAGACATAATTGCGTTTGACAAGTCCTGGATAACCGTTGATGAAGATGGTGGGCACTTACTACATCAAGTTGCCTTCGACCGAGGGGCATTTGGCATCGCCGAGGCGACTTATGATACACCGGTTCTTAGTTTCCCCGCCGCGCTACCATTAGGACAGACGTGGGTGGTTGTGACGGAAACAGTCCTAAAACTGGTGGGAGCAGCGACCACTACCAGCACTTTAGAGGTTGTTGCAATCGAGGACGTTGAAACCCCGATCGGTGTATTCAAAGACTGTGTTAAGGTGGAGACGAACCGAAGAGCCGTCACGGCACTGTCGGTTCTGCGTGAACATGAGATTCTATGGCTTGCACCCGATGTTGGTCCCGTTAAATTCCAGAACGATCAGGAAATTATTTTTGAATTAGAGAGTTACAACTTAGTCGCTGCACCTCCAGCTGAGGAACCACCGGCGGAGCCAGAAGTTACTGAAGAACCAACGCCTGAAGAACCACCAGCGGAGCCGGAGGTTACTGAAGAACCAACCGATGAAGAAGTGCCGGTGGAACCAGAGGTTGAAGAACCACCCACTGAGGAAGCACCTCCCACCGAAGAACCACCAGTGGAACCAGAGGTTGAAGAACCGATGCCGGAACCAGTGGTGGAAATTCCTGTTTTCGATGTCACGCTTGAACCCGGCTTGAACATGATTTCTATTCCACTGATGCCAGCAGAACCGCATACAGCGAAATCTTTAGCAGAGATGCTAAATGCTACAATTGTCATCCGCTTGGATGTAGAGGCACAGAGTTTCGTTGGTTACACGGTTGCCGATGAAGGCGATGGCTTCGGTATTGATGGCGGCCAAGGTTATGTCGTGAATACGCCGGAAGGTGGAATGGTGAAGTTCACCGGTCAGGCATGGGACAACCAACCCAAACCACCGGAACCACCGCCAGAAGAACCCGCCCCTGAAGATGCACCTGCTGACGATGCCGCAGCTGATGACGCAGCCGCAGACGATGCAGCCGCTGACGCTGGGGACGCAGCCGCAGACGATGCAGGCGAAGGTGATGCTGCAGCAGACGCTGGTGGAGATGCTGCACCTGCCGATGCTGGCGATGCTGCACCTGCTGCCCCCGCACTTACCACATTTAAGAGCGCATGGGCATTCATCGTCACCAGCGATATCCACGGTATGGAAACAGGGACGACTTACACCCTCGTCGCAGAAAACCTCCGCACCGGCACAATCGCTACGGAAAACGTCACCAGCGACGTGAGACGATCCTCTGCTGTCTGGGCAGACCTCAACCGTAAGAGCGTTGTTGAAGCAGGCGATAAACTGAAAATCGCACTTTACGATGAACGTGGCACGATCGTTTCGGGTCCGTTCCAGCGGACAGTTGCGACGGCAGATATTCGCGATGCGTTCCTGAATCTGGAACTGCGGGTTGGTGATGTGCGTCCAGAAGATACGATTCTCGCACAGAACTTCCCGAATCCGTTCAACCCAGAAACGTGGATTCCGTATCAGTTGAGTCAAGCGACGGAAGTGTCGATCCAGATATATAATGTATCGGGTCATTTAGTTCGGAGTTTAGATTTGGGTTGGCAGGCGACGGGTTCATATATGACGCCATCAAGTGCTGCGTATTGGGATGGTAGGAATGCTGTAGGCGAGCGCGTAGCGAGCGGTATCTATTTCTACACGTTGCAGACTGCAGACTTTACTGCAACCCGACGGATGGTTATCCTCAAATAG
- a CDS encoding dockerin type I domain-containing protein, with product MKKTLFLRWLKPVLVLSFAYFFAFAATAQNYYPADIGNMWVLESSDGIERSTYTLEGSETTDGEARILLKIKTEEISTGEAETDHYFLTVDSDTIKLHSIILEDAVATLTADFPTPATFFPLQLELGDKWQIVADAEAKLIGGLTIPGKSTTDLEVVGFEEVVTPAGTFQNCAKVQLDLRLTAAGGFLNLDIEQTTYQWFASDIGPVQYENSDGLIFGLTSSNLLIEPEEPDTTEEDVTPEPPPEEDPTPQPVPYDVTGDGVVNILDLTFVATRFGESDSDADVTGDGTVNILDLVRIAQNFGN from the coding sequence ATGAAAAAGACCTTGTTTTTGCGTTGGCTTAAGCCGGTTCTGGTTTTGAGTTTCGCTTATTTCTTTGCATTTGCAGCAACAGCACAAAATTATTACCCGGCAGACATCGGGAATATGTGGGTTTTAGAGAGCAGTGATGGTATCGAACGAAGTACTTACACGCTTGAGGGATCCGAGACTACTGACGGTGAAGCGCGTATCCTATTAAAGATTAAGACTGAAGAGATCAGCACGGGTGAGGCTGAGACGGATCACTATTTTTTGACTGTTGACAGTGACACCATTAAACTCCATAGTATTATCTTAGAAGATGCTGTTGCCACCCTGACTGCGGATTTCCCTACGCCCGCCACTTTTTTTCCTTTACAATTGGAATTGGGCGATAAGTGGCAGATAGTAGCAGATGCGGAAGCGAAATTAATAGGCGGACTCACAATACCTGGGAAAAGCACCACTGATTTGGAAGTCGTTGGATTTGAGGAGGTAGTAACACCAGCGGGAACGTTCCAGAACTGCGCGAAGGTGCAGTTAGATTTGCGTCTCACTGCTGCTGGTGGATTCCTCAATCTTGATATCGAGCAGACGACCTACCAATGGTTTGCCTCAGATATTGGTCCCGTGCAATACGAAAACAGTGACGGATTGATCTTTGGCTTGACAAGTTCCAACCTACTCATCGAGCCTGAGGAACCCGATACCACAGAGGAAGACGTTACACCCGAACCGCCGCCTGAGGAAGACCCAACGCCTCAACCGGTCCCTTACGACGTGACAGGGGACGGCGTTGTGAATATCTTGGATCTCACTTTCGTGGCGACTCGCTTCGGGGAATCCGATTCGGATGCGGATGTCACAGGGGATGGCACCGTTAACATTTTAGATTTAGTCCGTATTGCACAGAATTTCGGCAACTAA